A stretch of the Strigops habroptila isolate Jane chromosome 15, bStrHab1.2.pri, whole genome shotgun sequence genome encodes the following:
- the CLIC3 gene encoding chloride intracellular channel protein 3, which yields MWAGTGYGCWALKAPPPLSWEPPPSMAEKPQIQLFVKASEDGESMGHCPFCQRLFMVLLLKGVPFTLTTVDVKRALDVLKDFAPGAQLPVLLYNGEPKTDTVTIEDFLEDKLGPPMFPSLVPQYRESSLAGNDIFHKFSTYIKNPVPAQDEVLQRNLLRALLSLDEFLSVPLEHELVNDPHLRASRRRFLDGDQLTLADCNLLPKLNIVQVVCQHYRRFGIPKDLQGVWRYLNSAGETKEFRYTCPSSEEIVQAYRSVVRSLQ from the exons ATGTGGGCTGGGACCGGCTACGGGTGCTGGGCACTCAAGGCACCGCCACCACTCAGCTGGGAGCCACCACCCAGCATGGCTGAGAAACCCCAAATCCAGCTCTTCGTCAAG GCAAGTGAGGATGGGGAGAGCATGGGCCACTGCCCCTTCTGCCAGCGGCTCttcatggtgctgctgctcaaaGGGGTGCCCTTCACCCTCACCACCGTGGATGTGAAGAG GGCACTGGATGTGCTGAAGGACTTTGCGCCGGGGGCCCAGCTGCCTGTTTTACTCTACAACGGCGAGCCAAAGACCGACACTGTCACCATCGAGGACTTCCTGGAGGACAAATTGGGCCCCCCCAt GTTCCCCAGCCTGGTCCCGCAGTACAGGGAGTCCAGCTTGGCCGGGAATGACATCTTCCACAAGTTCTCCACCTACATCAAGAACCCAGTGCCTGCCCAGGACGAGG tgctgcagcggAACCTGCTGCGGGCCCTGCTGAGCCTGGATGAGTTCCTGAGTGTCCCCCTGGAGCATGAACTGGTGAATGACCCCCACCTCCGGGCCTCTCGACGCCGCTTCCTCGACGGGGACCAGCTCACCTTGGCAGACTGCAACCTGCTGCCCAAGCTCAATATCGTGCAG GTCGTGTGCCAGCACTACCGCCGCTTTGGCATCCCCAAGGACCTGCAGGGCGTGTGGAGGTACCTCAACAGTGCCGGGGAAACCAAGGAGTTCAGATACACCTGCCCCAGCAGCGAGGAGATTGTACAAGCCTATCGCTCTGTGGTGCGGTCGCTGCAGTGA